Proteins encoded within one genomic window of Cellulomonas xiejunii:
- the thrB gene encoding homoserine kinase, which yields MRLHAAHVRVRVPATSANLGPGFDALGLALGLHDELEVRALGTADVRVEVQGEGAGAVPDDETHLVVRALRVALDHVGAPQTGLHLVCHNRVPHGRGLGSSAAAVVAGILAARGLVAEPEALDDDVALALATQLEGHPDNAAPALLGGLTVAWTEDPGAAPAAPAGAHGPGPVRAVRLAVHGDLQPVAIVPPGHLSTRAARGVLPDQVPHADAAWQAGRAALLVEALGRRPDLLLAATGDRLHQGYRREVMPASLALVEALRARGVAAVVSGAGPTVLVLARRLPGGGSDADEAIAEAFGGVMAGWRVLPLPVDTAGGSVTAMLD from the coding sequence GTGCGTCTGCACGCCGCGCACGTCCGGGTCCGCGTCCCGGCGACGTCCGCCAACCTCGGCCCCGGCTTCGACGCTCTCGGCCTGGCCCTGGGCCTGCACGACGAGCTCGAGGTGCGTGCGCTCGGCACCGCCGACGTGCGCGTCGAGGTGCAGGGCGAGGGTGCCGGGGCCGTCCCCGACGACGAGACGCACCTGGTGGTGCGTGCGCTGCGCGTCGCGCTCGACCACGTCGGTGCGCCGCAGACCGGGCTGCACCTGGTGTGTCACAACCGGGTGCCGCACGGACGGGGCCTGGGGTCGTCGGCCGCTGCGGTCGTCGCCGGGATCCTGGCCGCACGGGGCCTGGTGGCCGAGCCCGAGGCGCTCGACGACGACGTGGCGCTCGCGCTCGCGACGCAGCTCGAGGGGCACCCGGACAACGCCGCCCCGGCACTGCTCGGCGGGTTGACCGTCGCGTGGACCGAGGACCCGGGCGCCGCGCCCGCGGCCCCGGCGGGGGCACACGGCCCCGGCCCGGTGCGCGCCGTGAGGCTCGCCGTGCACGGCGACCTCCAGCCCGTCGCCATCGTCCCGCCGGGTCACCTCTCGACGCGCGCCGCCCGGGGCGTGCTGCCCGACCAGGTGCCGCACGCCGACGCAGCGTGGCAGGCGGGCCGCGCCGCTCTGCTCGTCGAGGCGCTCGGTCGTCGACCCGACCTGCTCCTGGCCGCGACGGGCGACCGGCTGCACCAGGGGTACCGCCGCGAGGTCATGCCGGCCTCGCTCGCGCTCGTCGAGGCCCTGCGCGCCCGTGGCGTCGCGGCCGTCGTGTCGGGCGCCGGCCCGACCGTGCTCGTGCTGGCGCGCCGGCTTCCCGGTGGTGGCAGCGACGCGGACGAGGCGATCGCCGAGGCGTTCGGGGGCGTCATGGCCGGGTGGCGGGTGCTGCCGCTGCCGGTGGACACCGCGGGCGGGTCGGTCACGGCGATGCTCGACTGA
- a CDS encoding NAD(P)-dependent alcohol dehydrogenase has product MTTTATPGHDAAGERDSAAPVRTRAAVLTSPRGAFEVREVDLAAPRDDEVLVRVVATGVCHTDVGVWAGGVPFPLPGVLGHEGAGVVERVGSRVTDVRPGDQVLVSFSSCGDCAACLDDHPAYCATWLTRNLLGGARPDGTSPLRADGAPLGAHFFGQSSFAGHVVVAARQVVVVGPGVDLTLLAPLGCGVMTGFGSVWNVLDPQPGARLAVLGTGAVGLSAVVAAAVREPEVLVAVDLVPARLELALELGATHALPGGVDDLRERLAEITGGRGLTGAFDTTGDPKVARTALDALALRGELVVCGAPPPGTEIPVDIQPLLGGKVLRGVTMGDADPRRLLPQIVALVEDGTLPLDRLVRRYALTDLDRAFDDMLHGRTVKPVVLP; this is encoded by the coding sequence ATGACGACGACGGCGACACCTGGTCACGACGCGGCGGGGGAGCGGGACTCCGCTGCACCCGTCCGCACGCGCGCGGCGGTCCTGACGAGCCCTCGCGGGGCGTTCGAGGTCCGGGAGGTCGACCTCGCCGCGCCGCGCGACGACGAGGTCCTCGTGCGCGTCGTCGCCACGGGGGTCTGCCACACCGACGTCGGGGTGTGGGCCGGCGGCGTCCCGTTCCCGCTCCCCGGGGTGCTCGGGCACGAGGGGGCGGGCGTCGTGGAGAGGGTGGGGAGCCGCGTGACCGACGTGCGGCCGGGCGACCAGGTCCTCGTCAGCTTCTCGTCGTGCGGGGACTGCGCCGCGTGCCTGGACGACCACCCGGCCTACTGCGCGACGTGGCTCACGCGCAACCTGCTGGGGGGCGCGCGTCCCGACGGGACGAGCCCGCTGCGCGCCGACGGGGCGCCGCTCGGTGCCCACTTCTTCGGGCAGTCGTCGTTCGCGGGGCACGTCGTCGTGGCGGCGCGGCAGGTCGTGGTCGTCGGCCCGGGCGTGGACCTGACGCTGCTGGCTCCGCTCGGCTGCGGCGTGATGACCGGCTTCGGGTCGGTGTGGAACGTGCTCGACCCGCAGCCGGGCGCGCGGCTGGCGGTCCTGGGCACCGGTGCGGTCGGGCTGTCGGCCGTCGTCGCGGCGGCGGTGCGGGAGCCGGAGGTGCTCGTCGCGGTCGACCTGGTGCCCGCCCGCCTCGAGCTGGCCCTCGAGCTCGGGGCGACGCATGCGCTGCCCGGCGGCGTGGACGACCTCCGTGAGCGGCTCGCCGAGATCACCGGGGGGCGCGGCCTGACCGGGGCGTTCGACACCACGGGTGACCCGAAGGTCGCGCGGACGGCGCTCGACGCGCTGGCGCTGCGCGGCGAGCTGGTGGTGTGCGGCGCTCCGCCGCCCGGCACGGAGATCCCCGTCGACATCCAGCCCCTGCTGGGGGGCAAGGTGCTCCGGGGCGTGACCATGGGCGACGCCGACCCCCGCCGCCTGCTGCCGCAGATCGTCGCGCTCGTCGAGGACGGCACGCTGCCCCTCGACCGGCTCGTGCGTCGCTACGCGCTGACGGACCTCGACCGGGCGTTCGACGACATGCTCCACGGTCGCACCGTCAAGCCGGTCGTCCTGCCCTGA
- a CDS encoding HSP90 family protein, with product MSATEVDRAFQVDLRGVVDLLARHLYSGPHLYLRELLQNAVDAITARRAVDPGAPATVRVRPLEDGGLEVVDTGIGLTVDEACDLLATIGRSSKRDEHLGSGRPEFLGQFGIGLLAAFMVAEEIDVVSRSAVDPQAPAVRWRGFDDGRFSVAPCHDDVAPGTTVRLRPRADADHWFTEGSVVALAEEYGGLLPVDVAVEVVLEPPGPRPPDGTAAARPTAWRRTSARHLPWRTSGDEASRTRALADYCERVFGLRPLAHIDLQVPLAGVEGVAFVMPVPVAQGTSVRHRVYLKRMLLGSRVDGLLPDWAVFVRCVVDARALRPTASREALYENEVLMATREALGAAVREWTLQTLRSWSPLTDAFVAAHDLALRALATSDQEMLELVAHVLPYETTDGTSTLEEVRATHGRVLYAPTLQEYRRVAAVARAEGLAVVNAGYVYDADVLARLAARPGWDVQVLGRDDVQGVLSPPPPELLVWWSGVEQDAERVLAPLECAPLLRTFGPTSLPALLLDGADARFERLRRRLVEERQDVWAEVLESLDDVAPPAERMLVLNGDNAVVLALADVPRGPVRDAGLRALYVQATLQAGEPLRARDAEVMTASLEVLLRAGLAPGSRPQDGLP from the coding sequence ATGAGCGCGACCGAGGTCGACCGCGCCTTTCAGGTGGACCTGCGCGGCGTCGTCGACCTGCTGGCCCGGCACCTCTACTCCGGCCCGCACCTCTACCTGCGCGAGCTGCTGCAGAACGCCGTCGACGCGATCACCGCGCGGCGTGCCGTGGACCCGGGAGCGCCCGCCACGGTGCGTGTGCGCCCGCTCGAGGACGGCGGGCTCGAGGTCGTCGACACCGGCATCGGGCTCACCGTGGACGAGGCGTGCGACCTGCTGGCGACGATCGGGCGCTCGTCGAAGCGCGACGAGCACCTCGGCTCCGGCCGCCCGGAGTTCCTCGGCCAGTTCGGCATCGGTCTGCTGGCGGCCTTCATGGTGGCCGAGGAGATCGACGTCGTCTCCCGGTCGGCGGTCGACCCGCAGGCACCGGCGGTCCGCTGGCGCGGCTTCGACGACGGGCGGTTCTCCGTCGCGCCGTGCCACGACGACGTCGCACCGGGGACGACCGTGCGGCTGCGCCCCCGCGCGGACGCGGACCACTGGTTCACGGAGGGCTCGGTGGTGGCGCTCGCCGAGGAGTACGGGGGTCTGCTGCCCGTCGACGTCGCCGTCGAGGTGGTGCTCGAGCCGCCGGGGCCGCGACCGCCCGACGGCACGGCCGCCGCCCGCCCGACGGCATGGCGGCGCACGAGCGCGCGGCACCTGCCGTGGCGCACGTCCGGCGACGAGGCGTCCCGCACCCGGGCGCTCGCCGACTACTGCGAACGCGTCTTCGGGCTGCGTCCCCTCGCGCACATCGACCTGCAGGTACCGCTCGCCGGGGTCGAGGGCGTCGCCTTCGTCATGCCGGTGCCGGTCGCGCAGGGCACCTCCGTCCGGCACCGCGTCTACCTCAAGCGGATGCTGCTGGGGTCGCGCGTCGACGGGCTGCTGCCCGACTGGGCGGTCTTCGTGCGGTGCGTCGTCGACGCCCGCGCGCTGCGGCCCACGGCCTCGCGTGAGGCGCTCTACGAGAACGAGGTCCTCATGGCCACCCGCGAGGCGCTCGGTGCGGCGGTCCGGGAGTGGACGCTGCAGACCCTGCGGTCCTGGTCGCCGCTGACCGACGCCTTCGTCGCCGCCCACGACCTCGCGCTGCGCGCCCTGGCCACCAGCGACCAGGAGATGCTCGAGCTGGTCGCGCACGTGCTGCCGTACGAGACGACGGACGGCACGAGCACGCTCGAGGAGGTGCGTGCCACGCACGGCCGCGTGCTGTACGCGCCCACGCTCCAGGAGTACCGCCGGGTCGCCGCAGTGGCGCGTGCGGAGGGGCTCGCCGTCGTCAACGCGGGGTACGTCTACGACGCGGACGTCCTGGCGCGGCTGGCGGCGCGACCGGGGTGGGACGTGCAGGTGCTCGGTCGTGACGACGTGCAGGGTGTGCTGTCGCCGCCGCCGCCCGAGCTGCTGGTGTGGTGGTCGGGCGTCGAGCAGGACGCCGAACGCGTGCTCGCGCCCCTGGAGTGCGCGCCGCTGCTGCGGACGTTCGGGCCCACCTCCCTGCCGGCGCTGCTCCTCGACGGCGCCGATGCGCGGTTCGAGCGGTTGCGACGCCGGCTCGTGGAGGAGCGACAGGACGTCTGGGCCGAGGTCCTCGAGAGTCTCGACGACGTGGCGCCGCCCGCCGAGCGGATGCTGGTCCTCAACGGTGACAACGCCGTCGTGCTGGCGCTCGCCGACGTGCCACGGGGACCGGTGCGGGACGCCGGGCTGCGTGCCCTCTACGTGCAGGCGACGCTCCAGGCGGGGGAGCCGCTGCGTGCGCGGGACGCGGAGGTCATGACGGCGTCGCTCGAGGTGCTGCTCCGCGCGGGTCTCGCACCAGGGTCCCGGCCGCAGGACGGCCTGCCGTGA
- the rho gene encoding transcription termination factor Rho yields the protein MTDTIDAATATTGGSGSGSISAMRLPELQALASQLGVKGTSKMRKGDLVQAISDARSGERPQALEARATTRRAQAVVEEHPATTAPVEDAPTERPARSRQRTGGREALAGLEAALDARLAPPEQRDDRAARAAEAVGTVTGERRSRRAGRGAGAPAAPEVAQPVDEPGERQDDDRQRGARQGDRQQGDRQQGDRQQGDRQQGDRQQAERQGGERPQGENRPAGQAGPAAQGANDRLDDDERGGRRRRSRDRFRDRDRDRKRGRTRTGQGDLAGLDEVEVTEDDILLPVAGILDVLDSYAFVRTTGYLPGPNDVYVSLNQVKKNGLRRGDAITGAVRQPREGEQTPAAGNRPNKFNALVRLDTVNGLPPDEARERPDFAKLTPLYPQDRLRLETEPGRLTPRVIDIVAPIGKGQRGLIVAPPKAGKTIIMQQIANAITTNNPEVHLMVVLVDERPEEVTDMERTVKGEVIASTFDRPASDHTIVAELAIERAKRLVELGQDVVVLLDSLTRLSRAYNLAAPASGRILSGGVDASALYPPKRFFGAARNIENGGSLTILASALVETGSKMDEVIFEEFKGTGNMELRLSRSLADKRIFPAVDVNASGTRREEVLMSNDELKIVYKLRRVLGGLDQQQAIELLLGKLRETKSNVEFLLQVQKTTPGHNAPGLEDGVGKVV from the coding sequence GTGACAGACACCATCGACGCCGCCACGGCAACCACGGGCGGCTCGGGCTCGGGCAGCATCTCCGCGATGCGACTCCCCGAGCTGCAGGCGCTCGCCTCGCAGCTCGGCGTCAAGGGCACGAGCAAGATGCGCAAGGGCGACCTGGTGCAGGCGATCTCCGACGCGCGCTCCGGTGAGCGCCCGCAGGCGCTCGAGGCGCGCGCGACCACGCGTCGTGCGCAGGCCGTCGTGGAGGAGCACCCCGCGACGACCGCGCCCGTCGAGGACGCCCCCACGGAGCGTCCGGCGCGCAGCCGGCAGCGTACGGGCGGCCGCGAGGCGCTCGCGGGTCTCGAGGCCGCGCTGGACGCGCGCCTCGCACCCCCCGAGCAGCGCGACGACCGCGCCGCGCGTGCCGCGGAGGCCGTCGGCACCGTCACGGGGGAGCGTCGCTCCCGCCGTGCAGGCCGTGGTGCCGGCGCGCCCGCGGCGCCCGAGGTCGCGCAGCCGGTCGACGAGCCCGGCGAGCGGCAGGACGACGACCGTCAGCGGGGCGCACGCCAGGGCGACCGCCAGCAGGGCGACCGCCAGCAGGGCGACCGCCAGCAGGGCGACCGCCAGCAGGGCGACCGCCAGCAGGCGGAGCGCCAGGGCGGCGAGCGCCCGCAGGGCGAGAACCGGCCGGCCGGCCAGGCGGGTCCTGCGGCGCAGGGCGCCAACGACCGGCTGGACGACGACGAGCGGGGCGGCCGTCGCCGCCGCTCGCGCGACCGCTTCCGCGACCGGGACCGTGACCGCAAGCGCGGGCGCACCCGCACCGGGCAGGGCGACCTCGCGGGCCTCGACGAGGTCGAGGTGACCGAGGACGACATCCTGCTCCCCGTCGCCGGCATCCTCGACGTGCTCGACTCGTACGCCTTCGTGCGGACCACGGGGTACCTGCCGGGACCGAACGACGTCTACGTGTCGCTCAACCAGGTCAAGAAGAACGGCCTGCGTCGCGGTGACGCGATCACCGGCGCCGTCCGCCAGCCCCGTGAGGGCGAGCAGACGCCCGCCGCGGGCAACCGCCCCAACAAGTTCAACGCGCTGGTCCGGCTCGACACCGTCAACGGGTTGCCGCCGGACGAGGCGCGCGAGCGTCCCGACTTCGCCAAGCTGACGCCGCTGTACCCGCAGGACCGGTTGCGCCTCGAGACCGAGCCCGGTCGCCTCACGCCGCGCGTGATCGACATCGTCGCGCCCATCGGCAAGGGCCAGCGCGGCCTCATCGTCGCGCCGCCCAAGGCGGGCAAGACGATCATCATGCAGCAGATCGCCAACGCGATCACGACGAACAACCCTGAGGTCCACCTCATGGTCGTGCTCGTCGACGAGCGGCCCGAAGAGGTCACGGACATGGAGCGGACCGTGAAGGGCGAGGTCATCGCCTCGACCTTCGACCGCCCCGCGTCCGACCACACGATCGTCGCGGAGCTCGCGATCGAGCGGGCCAAGCGCCTGGTCGAGCTCGGTCAGGACGTCGTCGTGCTGCTCGACTCGCTCACCCGGCTGTCGCGGGCCTACAACCTCGCGGCGCCGGCCTCGGGCCGGATCCTGTCCGGTGGTGTGGACGCCTCGGCGCTCTACCCGCCCAAGCGCTTCTTCGGCGCCGCGCGCAACATCGAGAACGGCGGCTCCCTGACGATCCTCGCCTCGGCCCTGGTCGAGACGGGATCGAAGATGGACGAGGTCATCTTCGAGGAGTTCAAGGGCACCGGGAACATGGAGCTGCGCCTGTCGCGCTCGCTCGCGGACAAGCGCATCTTCCCGGCGGTGGACGTCAACGCGTCCGGCACCCGCCGCGAGGAGGTCCTCATGAGCAACGACGAGCTGAAGATCGTCTACAAGCTGCGTCGCGTGCTCGGCGGCCTCGACCAGCAGCAGGCCATCGAGCTGCTGCTGGGCAAGCTGCGCGAGACCAAGTCGAACGTGGAGTTCCTGCTGCAGGTGCAGAAGACGACGCCGGGGCACAACGCTCCCGGCCTCGAGGACGGCGTCGGCAAGGTCGTCTGA